A stretch of Vulpes vulpes isolate BD-2025 chromosome 4, VulVul3, whole genome shotgun sequence DNA encodes these proteins:
- the MAT2B gene encoding methionine adenosyltransferase 2 subunit beta isoform X3, whose protein sequence is MPEMPEDMEQEDVNLPNRRVLITGATGLLGRAVYKEFKQNNWHAFGCGFRRARPKFEQVNLLDSEAVHHIIHDFQPHVIVHCAAERRPDVVENQPDAASQLNVDASGNLAKEAALIGAFLIYISSDYVFDGTNPPYREEDVPSPLNLYGKTKLEGEKAVLENNLGAAVLRIPVLYGEVEKLEESAVTVMFDKVQFSNKSANMDHWQQRFPTHVKDVATVCRQLAEKRMLDPSIKGTFHWSGNEQMTKYEMACAIADAFNLPSSHLRPITDSPVLGAQRPRNAQLDCTKLETLGIGQRTPFRIGIKESLWPFLIDKRWRQTVFH, encoded by the exons ATGCCTGAAATGCCGGAGGACATGGAACAG GAGGACGTTAACCTCCCTAATAGGCGGGTTCTGATTACTGGTGCCACTGGGCTTCTTGGCAGAGCTGTGTATAAAGAATTTAAGCAGAATAATTGGCATGCCTTTGGCTGTGGTTTTAGAAGAGCAAGACCAAAATTTGAACAGGTTAATCTTTTGGATTCTGAAGCGGTTCATCACATTATTCATGATTTTCAG CCCCATGTTATAGTACATTGTGCAGCAGAGAGAAGGCCAGATGTTGTAGAAAATCAGCCAGATGCTGCTTCTCAACTTAATGTGGATGCTTCTGGGAATTTAGCAAAGGAAGCAG ctttaattgGAGCATTTCTAATCTACATTAGCTCCGATTACGTATTTGATGGAACAAATCCACCTTATAGAGAGGAAGACGTACCAAGTCCCTTAAATCTGTATGGCAAAACAAAATTAGAAGGCGAAAAGGCTGTCCTAGAGAACAATTTAG GAGCTGCTGTTTTGAGAATTCCTGTTCTGTATGGAGAAGTTGAAAAGCTTGAAGAAAGTGCTGTGACTGTTATGTTTGATAAAGTGCAGTTCAGTAACAAGTCAGCTAACATGGACCACTGGCAGCAGAGGTTCCCCACACATGTAAAAGATGTAGCCACTGTGTGTCGTCAGTTAGCAGAGAAGAGAATGCTG GATCCATCAATTAAAGGAACCTTTCACTGGTCTGGCAATGAACAGATGACTAAGTATGAAATGGCATGTGCAATTGCAGATGCCTTCAACCTCCCCAGCAGTCATTTACGACCT attactGACAGTCCTGTCTTAGGAGCGCAGCGTCCAAGAAATGCTCAGCTTGACTGCACCAAATTAGAGACCTTGGGCATTGGCCAGAGAACACCATTTCGAATTGGAATCAAAGAATCTCTCTGGCCATTCCTCATTGACAAGAGATGGAGACAAACGGTTTTTCATTAG
- the MAT2B gene encoding methionine adenosyltransferase 2 subunit beta isoform X1 codes for MYYKPGSLLRAAQSASLKSRAIRSRTKAKRKQSTQDNPSQIRNLCSLRRAKALVWRIPLRVDEWAGSVLDAPAPLWGHRLSVANQRARPWRRKPEAGSGGRARSWGGGPRATELRPSAIPGWRKWRSLRRRRREDGGHGGAGERALHPLCPRELPAGGGEAVGPGVSWKLGVQRGTVQVVRARVLYPAHPAGMRARPGVAPAPPSELRGERAAPPSLFTSAHTRRYLRFQFCGRKREDVNLPNRRVLITGATGLLGRAVYKEFKQNNWHAFGCGFRRARPKFEQVNLLDSEAVHHIIHDFQPHVIVHCAAERRPDVVENQPDAASQLNVDASGNLAKEAALIGAFLIYISSDYVFDGTNPPYREEDVPSPLNLYGKTKLEGEKAVLENNLGAAVLRIPVLYGEVEKLEESAVTVMFDKVQFSNKSANMDHWQQRFPTHVKDVATVCRQLAEKRMLDPSIKGTFHWSGNEQMTKYEMACAIADAFNLPSSHLRPITDSPVLGAQRPRNAQLDCTKLETLGIGQRTPFRIGIKESLWPFLIDKRWRQTVFH; via the exons ATGTATTACAAGCCCGGTTCATTGTTACGCGCTGCGCAGTCTGCAAGCTTGAAAAGCCGGGCGATTCGGTCCAgaacaaaggcaaagagaaaacaaagtacaCAAGATAACCCCTCCCAAATCCGAAACTTGTGCTCACTGCGAAGGGCCAAGGCCTTGGTTTGGCGTATCCCTTTAAGAGTTGACGAGTGGGCGGGGAGCGTACTGGACGCGCCCGCCCCCTTATGGGGGCATCGGCTGAGCGTGGCCAATCAACGGGCGCGGCCTTGGCGGCGGAAGCCGGAAGCGGGGAGCGGGGGCCGGGCCCGGAGCTGGGGAGGCGGGCCCAGGGCGACGGAGCTGCGGCCCTCGGCGATCCCGGGCTGGAGGAAGTGGCGGtcgctgcggcggcggcggcgcgaaGACGGCGGGCATGGTGGGGCGGGAGAACGAGCTCTCCATCCACTTTGTCCCCGGGAGCTGCCGGCTGGTGGAGGTGAGGCAGTCGGCCCTGGGGTCTCGTGGAAGCTGGGAGTGCAGAGGGGGACGGTCCAGGTCGTGCGGGCTCGAGTGCTTTACCCTGCGCATCCCGCAGGAATGCGAGCCCGGCCCGGAGTCGCCCCAGCACCCCCTTCCGAGCTCCGGGGGGAGAGGGCGGCGCCACCGAGTTTGTTTACCTCCGCGCACACCCGCCGGTATTTGCGCTTCCAGTTCTGCGGCAGGAAACGA GAGGACGTTAACCTCCCTAATAGGCGGGTTCTGATTACTGGTGCCACTGGGCTTCTTGGCAGAGCTGTGTATAAAGAATTTAAGCAGAATAATTGGCATGCCTTTGGCTGTGGTTTTAGAAGAGCAAGACCAAAATTTGAACAGGTTAATCTTTTGGATTCTGAAGCGGTTCATCACATTATTCATGATTTTCAG CCCCATGTTATAGTACATTGTGCAGCAGAGAGAAGGCCAGATGTTGTAGAAAATCAGCCAGATGCTGCTTCTCAACTTAATGTGGATGCTTCTGGGAATTTAGCAAAGGAAGCAG ctttaattgGAGCATTTCTAATCTACATTAGCTCCGATTACGTATTTGATGGAACAAATCCACCTTATAGAGAGGAAGACGTACCAAGTCCCTTAAATCTGTATGGCAAAACAAAATTAGAAGGCGAAAAGGCTGTCCTAGAGAACAATTTAG GAGCTGCTGTTTTGAGAATTCCTGTTCTGTATGGAGAAGTTGAAAAGCTTGAAGAAAGTGCTGTGACTGTTATGTTTGATAAAGTGCAGTTCAGTAACAAGTCAGCTAACATGGACCACTGGCAGCAGAGGTTCCCCACACATGTAAAAGATGTAGCCACTGTGTGTCGTCAGTTAGCAGAGAAGAGAATGCTG GATCCATCAATTAAAGGAACCTTTCACTGGTCTGGCAATGAACAGATGACTAAGTATGAAATGGCATGTGCAATTGCAGATGCCTTCAACCTCCCCAGCAGTCATTTACGACCT attactGACAGTCCTGTCTTAGGAGCGCAGCGTCCAAGAAATGCTCAGCTTGACTGCACCAAATTAGAGACCTTGGGCATTGGCCAGAGAACACCATTTCGAATTGGAATCAAAGAATCTCTCTGGCCATTCCTCATTGACAAGAGATGGAGACAAACGGTTTTTCATTAG
- the MAT2B gene encoding methionine adenosyltransferase 2 subunit beta isoform X2 has protein sequence MVGRENELSIHFVPGSCRLVEEDVNLPNRRVLITGATGLLGRAVYKEFKQNNWHAFGCGFRRARPKFEQVNLLDSEAVHHIIHDFQPHVIVHCAAERRPDVVENQPDAASQLNVDASGNLAKEAALIGAFLIYISSDYVFDGTNPPYREEDVPSPLNLYGKTKLEGEKAVLENNLGAAVLRIPVLYGEVEKLEESAVTVMFDKVQFSNKSANMDHWQQRFPTHVKDVATVCRQLAEKRMLDPSIKGTFHWSGNEQMTKYEMACAIADAFNLPSSHLRPITDSPVLGAQRPRNAQLDCTKLETLGIGQRTPFRIGIKESLWPFLIDKRWRQTVFH, from the exons ATGGTGGGGCGGGAGAACGAGCTCTCCATCCACTTTGTCCCCGGGAGCTGCCGGCTGGTGGAG GAGGACGTTAACCTCCCTAATAGGCGGGTTCTGATTACTGGTGCCACTGGGCTTCTTGGCAGAGCTGTGTATAAAGAATTTAAGCAGAATAATTGGCATGCCTTTGGCTGTGGTTTTAGAAGAGCAAGACCAAAATTTGAACAGGTTAATCTTTTGGATTCTGAAGCGGTTCATCACATTATTCATGATTTTCAG CCCCATGTTATAGTACATTGTGCAGCAGAGAGAAGGCCAGATGTTGTAGAAAATCAGCCAGATGCTGCTTCTCAACTTAATGTGGATGCTTCTGGGAATTTAGCAAAGGAAGCAG ctttaattgGAGCATTTCTAATCTACATTAGCTCCGATTACGTATTTGATGGAACAAATCCACCTTATAGAGAGGAAGACGTACCAAGTCCCTTAAATCTGTATGGCAAAACAAAATTAGAAGGCGAAAAGGCTGTCCTAGAGAACAATTTAG GAGCTGCTGTTTTGAGAATTCCTGTTCTGTATGGAGAAGTTGAAAAGCTTGAAGAAAGTGCTGTGACTGTTATGTTTGATAAAGTGCAGTTCAGTAACAAGTCAGCTAACATGGACCACTGGCAGCAGAGGTTCCCCACACATGTAAAAGATGTAGCCACTGTGTGTCGTCAGTTAGCAGAGAAGAGAATGCTG GATCCATCAATTAAAGGAACCTTTCACTGGTCTGGCAATGAACAGATGACTAAGTATGAAATGGCATGTGCAATTGCAGATGCCTTCAACCTCCCCAGCAGTCATTTACGACCT attactGACAGTCCTGTCTTAGGAGCGCAGCGTCCAAGAAATGCTCAGCTTGACTGCACCAAATTAGAGACCTTGGGCATTGGCCAGAGAACACCATTTCGAATTGGAATCAAAGAATCTCTCTGGCCATTCCTCATTGACAAGAGATGGAGACAAACGGTTTTTCATTAG